In Caloramator sp. E03, the sequence GGAACATCTAAAATTCCAAGATCATATACGTGCTTTATTGGCGATTTACTAAATTTTTCATAGTTTTCTTCAACTTCTCTTTTACTTTCAGAAAGATGAATATGTATTCCAAGGTTCATTTCCTTAGCAAACTCAGCTACCCTTTTTAAATATTCGGGACTGCATGTATAAGGAGCATGAGGTCCTGCCATTATTGTTATTCTTCCATCGCCCTTACCCTGCCAATCATTATAAAATCTTCTTGTTATATCAAATCTCGTATTATCATTTGCTCTATCACCTATCATACCCCAAGCAAGCCTTGCTCTAATACCTGATTCTAAAGCAGCCTTTGCTGTATCGTCCATAAAAAAATACATATCAGAAAAACAGGTAACCCCTGATTTTATAGATTCAATAATACTGAGCATGGTGCCGTAATATACATCTTCCCCTGTAAGTTTATCTTCAATTGGCCATATCTTTTGCGTAAGCCATTCATAAAGAGGAAGGTCATCAGCATAATTTCTAAAAAGTGACATTGCCATGTGGGTGTGACAATTTATAAGCCCAGGCATAACAACTTTTTTAGTTCCATCAATTATCTTATCTGCTTTAAAATTATCTATATCCTTCCCTATATATTTTATCCTATCATTTTCAATCGCTAAATCCGCTTTTTCAAGTACTTCTCCTTTTTGATTCATAGTTATTATATAAGCATTCTTTATTAAAATATTCACTTTATACACCCCTTAAACTAACTATACTATAAATAATATTATAGTCTTAAACCCTTTGAAATATCAATTATTTCAATTAAATAAGAAAAATACTTATATCCTATTATAGGTTTTCGAATAATAGTCCTTTTCAAATATTTCATTAGTATCTCCAAAATACTGAGCCCTTTCTCTTTCAAACTCTAATCTTTTAATATCAATATCTGCAACTACAAGGCTGTTTCCATAATAGTTCTTAGATATTGAAACAATACCATCCTTTCTTTCAGTTAATGAAATGGGAGCAAAAATACCCGATTTGCCTGTAAATTTAATACCTAACACTTCTCCATTTAATGAAGATTTAAATCCATAAACAAAGGACTCCTGAACCCTTGACCAAATACCCCTAAGTGCCCTGTAAGTGTTATATTTTTCATTATTTGCAATAGGCAATATAATGATATTACACCCAAGATTTCTTGCAATTTTAAACGTTTCAAAATATGTTGCATCCATGCAGATAGGACAGGCAACCCTTCCTATATCAAGGTCAAAAGCTAAAAGTTCGTCACCCTTTTTTAACCCAATTTTTTCTTCGTAATCTGTTAAATGGAGTTTTTTCTGTCTTCCTAAAATCTCTCCATTTCGTGATATTAGAGTACCACAGTTATAAAGATAATCACCTTCCCTTAAAAGATAGCTTCCTGAATAAATATATACACTATACATTTTTGCATAAAAAGAAAGAATATATTCGATTGCTCTTTGTATAGGCTCTGATGCTGAAAGCAAGATGCTGTAAATAAGCTCATTATCTTTATTGTTTATAGCAGTATTTTCGTTCTCATTAGAATCCTTTTTATTAAAAGATTTATTTATCTTATCAAAAAACGGAAATATACCTACAAGGTCAAGAAAATTATATTCAGGGAAAACTATAATATCACAGCCTTTTTCACTTCCCTCTTTAATAAATCTATGAAGCATATCTGCATACTCTTCAATGGATTTTACTATTTTAATTTCTCTTTGCACACATCCCGCTCTGATTCCATCAAACTTATTAGCCTTTTCCCTTATATGGCTTTTATTAAGATGCTTATTTATTCTTTTGATATTTAGTTTATGATTAAAATAAACCTCAAATATATCCATAATATCACTCACCTAAAAATATCCTCATACAATTTTGTATTAAGATGGGATAACACATTAAATTTTTTTATTGCTTCTTTTCTTTTTTCATTATCAAGTTGTGCCATAATAATGCTGCTATAATTATTTCTTTCAATCTCTAAAATTCCATTTTCCCTTTCTGTCATTTCAAGAGGGGCATGTATTATTGAAAGGCTGTAAAAATCTTTACCATCGAAATTTCCTTTTAAACCACTTTCAACACCAAAAAATAAATTCTGCTGTACATTCTGCCATAGAGCTGACATCTGATAGGAGAAAGTTTTTCCATATATTGAAACAGGAGATAAAACTAAATCTGCCCCTGACATTGCGATATATCTTGAAACCTGAGGATAGAAAGTATCCGTTGAAATCAAAAGGGCAATTTTAAATCCCTTTAAATTAACAAAGCTAATATTCTCTCCTCTTGAAAGACCCAAATCCTTTTCCCATTTTGCAAGATAAAGCTGCCTTTGTCGCAGCAGTATCCTTCCATTTTGTATAATACATGAGGAGTGATATGTTTTGTTCTCAGCATTTTCAAAATAACTTCCAGGACATATCGCTATATTTTTAAAGTTAATTGACATTCTAAGTATTTTCTCAATATAATCCCTATCATTTTCAAACAAACATCCAAAAAGACCTGGAAAAACTATAACATCAAGCCCTTCCTTATATGATTTTATTAGAATAAGTAGTATTTTATTTAATAATTCATCCTTTGATATGCTAAAATTAAAACCATCCTTTTTAACTATAACTGCTCCAACCTTCAAAAACTCACCTCCTTAATAATCATTTCATATAATGCCATAGTTTAACCCCCTATTTTGCTTTCCATTACATTTATAAATCTTTCTTTCAAAATTTCATATCTATTTCCTTTGAAATTTCTAACGCCTAAGTAAAAATCTTATATATAAAATAAGCAAAGATTCTATTCTTTTATATCACCCTAAAATTTAATATTAAAACTGGATACATAATAACTTACCTCAAAAGTTTTAAATTACTTATATAACAGACATACTCTTAGGATAAAATCCTTGCCTAAATAATTCTTAATCTAAAACAAATCGTTGTTAATACCCTATTCATCTAATCCATTATGTTACTATTATTTTCTATATAAATAATTAATTTCCTGCTAAAGGAATTATTAAAATATGGGACGGTTACTTATTATGCCTTAAATTTTTTTAATAAATTTGTTTAAGAAAAAATAGTGTATTAATGAAAAAGAAAACCTTTTATTCCATGATTTTTATAGATAGTCTTAATAATAAAAATCAAGAATCATAAAATTTGAAGATTAGAAGATTGACTTGCTTTTGTTACATAAATACTACATAGGACTTTTTCAAATTTCTAATAACAATAATATAACTGTATTAAAGATAAATCAAAGTTAAAATATTTAAACATAATATTTCATTTATTTAAGTTTATTATTTCAAAAGCAATAATACTTAGTTAAAATAGTATCTCTTTATGCTATACTAAATTAGCACAGTAAAATATTTATAATTTATTTGCATTAAAATTAGTTGATTGTGTTAAGTAAATATGAAAAAATAGCGTAGTTATACATATAATTACACAAAATTACACAGCTTTTTATGTAATCTAAATTAATAAAGTTTAATAATACTGGATTTATCAAAAAAAGGCATGCCGAAGGCACCTACTTAAAACTTAAAATGTAGGTGTGTTAAGAATATATGGTTTATTTGAGAATTAAGCAGACAGAAGCCAGTTATTAATATTTTTTTCATCAATTAAAATACCAGCAACTTGTGCAGGAGTTAGATTGTTTAAAGAATAGTGAGGTCTTAAAAAATTATAATGGAAAATAAACATTGCTATTAGAGTGTTTGCACTTTCAAATGATTTAAAGCCTCTTTTACGTTTATACCAGTCTTTAAATGTATCATTAAAAGCTTCTAGCAAGTTGTTGGATATATCATCTTTAAATGATTGAACTTTTATGTGTTTTGAAGAATTAAAAATAGTTTTAGTAGCAAGATTATATGAGCCTAATCTATCGGTCACAATAGCTGATGGACATCCAAACTTACTTGCAGATTTAAACAAGGAAAAAGCTTGAGAAGCATCTCTTGAAGGAGATAAATTAAAACCAAGAACCATTCTGGTTTCTGAATCTATAATTAACCAAAGATAATGTTTTTTACCATTAATAAAAACAACAGTTTCGTCGGCATGCCATTCATCAGATGCACTTAAATCAAGATTTTCAGTAAGTCTATTAGCTATACTTAGAAAAATTGGAGCAAATTTTTTGCACCAAGATGCAATAGTTACATGAGAAACTTTGACATTGTAGGTTAGTTTAAAAAATTGAGATATTCTTCTTGTTGAAGAACCATTTAGATAATAGAGGTTAAGTGCAGTAAGAATTAAAAATAATGGAAATCTCATTCTTTTAAAATCTGTTTTTCCTTTAATTAATTCACAAGATGCAGAGGGTATATTAATAGGTTTTGCAACATAAATAGAATGACCACATTTTTTAGAATTGCAAGTATAATGGGAATAGTACTCATAATCATGGTGCAAATAAGTACCACTACCACAAACAGGACAACGAGGATACCCTCTCAATACACGATTTTTCTTGCCCCTATAATCTTCAAGAGTAAACTGACGTCTACAGTCTTTACATTGATATTTTTGATTACCTGCTTTGTCTTTCCCAAAGCGATAAAGATTAGAACTATGGCATCTTGGATATGAAATTTTATTCAATGATTTGCACATAATTTCATCTCTCCTTGGGAGGTATTTTGTTTTTCGCTATATATAAGATAACTCAAAGGGGAGATGAAATTCAAATATCATATAACTTAACAAAACTAATTAGTTAAATAGGAGAATATATTATGAAAACTATTAATATTAATCTAATAAATGGATATAAGATTAAGTCACTTTGTATTGATGAATATAAGATTGTTGAAGAATTATGTAAGAAATGTTCCGATTATTATCTTTTAGTTGAAGGAGTATTACCAGATAAAAAAGATATAGATGAAATATTTATGGTTTTACCACCAAGCAAAAATTATGAAGATAAATATGTTTTAGGAATATTCGGACATGATAACAAACTTGCGGGTATAGTTGACATTGTGAAAGATTTCCCAACTATAAGTGAATGGATGCTTGGTTTACTATTAATTGAACCAGATGAAAGAGGTAAAGAACTGGGAAAAATTGTACATAAAGCTTTAAGTAATCCAAGATAACTATAGAGCTATAAAGTTTTGGTCTAGCTTAGGATATAAAAAGATTAAAGAAGTTGATATGACATTTGCAGCAAAAACACATATAGTAAATGTTATGAGATTACAGTTTGATAACTAAATTTAGATCTTTGGAATGGTATTATTTATTATTTATATATTCATAAGCAACTCACTCTTTAGATAAATTTATATTTTTATTATAAAAATTAGTTCTTATAAGATAGCTTGTCCAATTTTATTGATTCATTGTATAATTAAATGCAACAGGTAAAAAATATTTAAACCATAGTGAAAATCATGTATGATATAGGTGACAAATCCAAACATACAGGAGGTTTTCACTATGGTTCATAAAAATAATTATAACACACCTATACGTTCTTTTAAACATCTGAAATCTTATGAACGTGGAGAAATTTTTGCCTTGCTTAAAGAAGGTAAAAGTATTCGTTATATTGCTAAAAAATTAGGACGAAGTCCAAGTACTATAAGCCGTGAAATTAAACG encodes:
- a CDS encoding nitrilase-related carbon-nitrogen hydrolase: MDIFEVYFNHKLNIKRINKHLNKSHIREKANKFDGIRAGCVQREIKIVKSIEEYADMLHRFIKEGSEKGCDIIVFPEYNFLDLVGIFPFFDKINKSFNKKDSNENENTAINNKDNELIYSILLSASEPIQRAIEYILSFYAKMYSVYIYSGSYLLREGDYLYNCGTLISRNGEILGRQKKLHLTDYEEKIGLKKGDELLAFDLDIGRVACPICMDATYFETFKIARNLGCNIIILPIANNEKYNTYRALRGIWSRVQESFVYGFKSSLNGEVLGIKFTGKSGIFAPISLTERKDGIVSISKNYYGNSLVVADIDIKRLEFERERAQYFGDTNEIFEKDYYSKTYNRI
- a CDS encoding GNAT family N-acetyltransferase; this encodes MKTININLINGYKIKSLCIDEYKIVEELCKKCSDYYLLVEGVLPDKKDIDEIFMVLPPSKNYEDKYVLGIFGHDNKLAGIVDIVKDFPTISEWMLGLLLIEPDERGKELGKIVHKALSNPR
- a CDS encoding amidohydrolase, encoding MNILIKNAYIITMNQKGEVLEKADLAIENDRIKYIGKDIDNFKADKIIDGTKKVVMPGLINCHTHMAMSLFRNYADDLPLYEWLTQKIWPIEDKLTGEDVYYGTMLSIIESIKSGVTCFSDMYFFMDDTAKAALESGIRARLAWGMIGDRANDNTRFDITRRFYNDWQGKGDGRITIMAGPHAPYTCSPEYLKRVAEFAKEMNLGIHIHLSESKREVEENYEKFSKSPIKHVYDLGILDVPVTAAHCVHLSDEDIDILKEKNVSVVYNPGSNLKLGNGFAPVVKLIEKGVNVALGTDGSSSNNNVNMFEEINLSAIVNKGVSGDPTVVSAIEALKMATINGAKALCMDSEVGSIEENKKADIIIVDINKPHFYPIHDIVSSMVYTAQASDVETVIINGNIVMENYEIKTIDVEKIYYNVEKCINRLIG
- a CDS encoding IS6 family transposase, with protein sequence MCKSLNKISYPRCHSSNLYRFGKDKAGNQKYQCKDCRRQFTLEDYRGKKNRVLRGYPRCPVCGSGTYLHHDYEYYSHYTCNSKKCGHSIYVAKPINIPSASCELIKGKTDFKRMRFPLFLILTALNLYYLNGSSTRRISQFFKLTYNVKVSHVTIASWCKKFAPIFLSIANRLTENLDLSASDEWHADETVVFINGKKHYLWLIIDSETRMVLGFNLSPSRDASQAFSLFKSASKFGCPSAIVTDRLGSYNLATKTIFNSSKHIKVQSFKDDISNNLLEAFNDTFKDWYKRKRGFKSFESANTLIAMFIFHYNFLRPHYSLNNLTPAQVAGILIDEKNINNWLLSA
- a CDS encoding carbon-nitrogen hydrolase family protein, with translation MKVGAVIVKKDGFNFSISKDELLNKILLILIKSYKEGLDVIVFPGLFGCLFENDRDYIEKILRMSINFKNIAICPGSYFENAENKTYHSSCIIQNGRILLRQRQLYLAKWEKDLGLSRGENISFVNLKGFKIALLISTDTFYPQVSRYIAMSGADLVLSPVSIYGKTFSYQMSALWQNVQQNLFFGVESGLKGNFDGKDFYSLSIIHAPLEMTERENGILEIERNNYSSIIMAQLDNEKRKEAIKKFNVLSHLNTKLYEDIFR